Within the Streptomyces sp. NBC_00554 genome, the region AGGGCCCCTCCATGTCCCCGATTCCGTCGCTCCCCAGCAGGGAGGACGTGCTGCGCATGGCACGCAGCACGACCGACATCACCGGCCAACTCCTCGACACGGCAGGGAACATCACCAGAATCGCGGTCAACACCCTTGATCCCCGGGACGGTTCCGGCGCGGAGGCGCTGCGCGTCCTGCGCGAGACGACGGCCGAGCTGGCCGAGGCGAGCGCGTCGCCGCAGGCGCAGGAAGCCTTCTACCGGATCGTGGACACCCTGACCCGGCTCGGCACCAGCGGGGCACCGCTGGCGGCACACCCCGTGAGCGAACCCGCGCAGGTGCTCCTCTCCGCGCTCGGCGACAGCCTGCTGCCGGTCCTCGACGCGGTGGCACCCGCGGTGGAGGAGGCGGCCGACGCCCTTGCCGAACTGGTCGACGCCGGCTCGCCGTTGCTGCCCGCGGCGGCCGGGATCACCGCGGGCGTACTCCTCGCACTGGCTCCGGTGATCCGGGCCGCCGCGGACGTCCTGCGCGACACATCCCCCGAACTCCGCCGCATCGCCGACGCGTTGACGGCCGCGCTGGCACCACTCCTCCCGCTCCAGGTTGCTCTCGCGGAACGGGCCGCCGCGGTGGGGGCGGGGATCGTACGCGCCTCCCTGCCACCCCTGGCCGACCTCACGGAGGCCGCCGCGACCGCGACGAAGGCGGCCCGCCCACTCCTCATCGCCACCGAGGAGTTCCTCGTCTCCGGCCTGGAACACCTTCAGCCGCTCCTCCTGGGCACGGCTTCACGGGCCGGGCGCGTGGCCCGCTCGGCAGCGGTTCGCGTGTCGGCGGCGGTGTCGCCTGCGGCGGAGCGGGGGGTGGTGGTGGCGGTGACGCCGGTGTGATTCGCTGCCGCTTCAGGGGTTGTTGTGGCGCAGATCTGCCCGCCGTGGAGTGCTCTCGCTGTGCCCATGACAGACTCGGCGATCTGTCAGCCACGCTTGAGGAGGCCCCCTGCCATGCGCCACTTGGCCACCGTGGCGGCCGGTATCGCGGCCGTCGTCCTGCTCACGGGCTGTGGCGCCGGGGATGACGGGAAAGCACCCGCATCGACGTCGAAGAGTGGAGCATCGGCCACGCCGGACTCCGATGGTTCATTCGAAGTCGAGGCGGCGCTCAAGAACGCCGATCCAGCGCCTTACTCGGCCGAGATGACCACGGAAACCTATACGGGCTCCACGCTGACGGTCGTGATGGCCGGCCGGATGAATTTCAACGGATCAGCACCTACGGGCAAACTGACCATGACGTCCTCCGACAGCGTCCCGGAGGACCAGGCGTTCAACGCGGAGACGATCCTGCTGGAGGACGCCACCTACACGCGGACACTCGATGACGACGGAGCAGCTGGGGAGTGGCAGCGCACGGAACTGGACTCCTCAAGCGCGGGCGTAGCTGACTACAGCGCTTACGCGCAGCTGCTCTTGGACCTCGGACCGGAGGCCCGAAAAGGTCCGGAGGAGATGGCCGGAACCCCGGCACACCGACTTTCCGGGAAGCTCACCCAGAACCAGATCCGAACAGTGGACCGTCGGCTGTACGACAAGATGCGCGCCACAGGCACCGAGGAGTTCGCCTGCGACGTATGGGTCAACGAATCCGGCCGAGTCGTGCGCTTCGAGCAGTGGCTCGAGGTGTCCGGCAACTCGGCGCACAACGTCGTGACGCTCAAGAATTTCAGCGACCCGGTGGCTGTGGCCGCGCCTGAGTAGCTCCAGCTCAACCATCGCGCCTTGTAGAGATGGCATTTGGCATCCGACATCAGCGGCTGACACCAACAGCAGGTTCGGACAACGAACCTGCCGGGGGCGATCGTGCCGCGGGCTGGTGGTGGGCATGGGTAATTGAGTCATTACCGGCGTATTGCGGCGTGCCTAATCTCCTGGCAGCCGTACCAGCCGGCGACTGACACAGCACCGCCTCAACGCCGAAGCACACCAACGACCCTCACCACAGCCCACCGGCATCGCATCCAGACGACCCGTCAGCGAATAGACCCCTGCGGCTCACCCGTCCCCGGCGGGCTCAAGATGTCCGTGTCAGACACTCCCGTTCCGGCGTGCCCCGAAGGGCGCGTGACAGCACAGGCAGAGCGTCACTCGCCGCCCTCCGGGCGCGGTGGCGCCACCCGCTCGGCGTCGAGGGTGACGCGGCCGGAGGCGGCGAGGAGCGCGAGGAGTGCGAGCAGGGCCAGCAGGATGACGACCAGTAGCAGGATGGTCAGGACTGTCGGGTGGTTCCAGAGTGCGAAGACCAGGGCGACGATCAGCAGGGCGGCCAGGGCGATCCAGTGGCGGTGGGCCTGGGTCCAGGTGCCCACCCGGCCGGTGCGGACCTGGTGGCCGTAGGCCCACTGCGCTGTGGAGTCCGCGGCGCGCTCGGATGTGCCGCGGACGGCGCGTGGCAGCCGTCCGGGGCCGATCAGGTAGGCGCCCAGCGCGATGATCACGCCGAGGACGATCGCCGTGCGCAGGCTGACCTTCAGGAAGTGCAGCAGGGTGTCGAAGATGGCTGCCGCGGCGGCCTCCGACTGCACCTGGGGCGGGAGGTGGTCCAGGTAGTAGCGGCGGGCGATGACCAGGCCGATGGCCACGACCAGGCAGGCGAAGGCCGCGCCGAGGGCGGTACGGGCCAGGGCCCGGCGGCGCCGGTGGGCCAGCAGCACACCGGCCGCGCCGATCAGCACGACGAGCACGGGGAACCAGTTCCCGATCACGTCCAGCAGATGGGCACCGTCGCGGATCTTCTTCAGCTGGTCCGATTGGAAGAGCACCATCTGCTTGTCGACGTCGGGGATCTTGGCGGCCGGCGACAGGCCGGCGTCCACGAGCGCTTCCTTGACCTGGTCGACGGCTTCGCCGACGTCGAGGGTGACTGTTCCGCCGTTCACGCCCACGGCTCCTCGGCCCTCGCCGGTGAGCGCGTGCACGACCGCGGAGTGGGCCTCCCGGTTGGCGTTCGTCCAGATCCGCTCGAAGCGGTCGCTCTCCACGAAGCGTGTGGCCACCTTCTCCACCGTGTCGTTGACCACGGAGTCGAGCTGCGGGCCCAGACCCTTCACGGCGTTCGCTGCCCGCGGCGGTAGTCCCTGCGACTGCAGCCAGGCGGCGATGTCCGCAGCGGCCTGGCTGCCGTTCACCCGCACGTCGGCGGCTTGGGTAATGCGGTTGACCGCCGCGGCCTCGATCGCCGGATCCGAGGCCAGCGGCGAGACCGTCGCCACGTACCGGTCGGTGTCCAGAGCGATGCCGTGCACCCACACCGTGAGCAGTGCGATCGGCACCAGGATGCAGGTGAGGACGATGAGTACTGCCGAGGCGATCTTCTGCGTGATCCGCGCGGCCGCCGAGCCGTGCTTGTGTCCACTTCCGGCCGCGTCACCCGCGTCCCCCTCGGGGGCGGCATCGGGCTCGGACGAATTGTGCGGGGTGGTCATGGAGGGCTCCCGGGGGATTGGCCTCCCTCCATTCCCGCCGCTTTACGGCGAGACGGCACGCCCAGGTGGGCCGTACGGGCAGGAGGTGGCCAACCACCCCGGCGCGTGACCCCGCAGTGCGGGCCGCGGTCCGTGCCGGTCGCACGCCGCGTGCGCGCACTGTGTCACCGCGATGGCCGTGACGGCTCCGGGTGAACGCACGCGTCGGCGAGGGCGTCCGCTCTCAGCCTTGAGCCTCGATCTCGGCATCGGCGACGGCGATGACGATGCCGAGTGCCTTGGCGATGTTGCCCGCCGCTGTCATGACGCGGGCGGTGCCCACGATGGGCGCGATGGCGACCAGGACGTCCTGCAACTGTTCGGCGGTGAGACCGGCCTTGAGAGCGGGGTCGATATGGGCCGCGTAGGAGATCGGCGGGGCGTCCGAGGCGGCGAGCGCCGCGATGCGCGTGAGTATGAGCATGTCCGGGGCCAGCCCGCATCGCTCGATCGAGTCGACCGTCATGGCGGCGAGGGTGTCCAGGACAGGGGTTTCAGATGCAGTGGACATGTCGCATGCCCTCCTGGTGAGTTCCGAGCCCGAGAGAGCTACGAGGCGGAGAGAACCGGGTTCCGCGAACGCGAAGCTCCCTACAACCCTAGAACCCCGCTGCCGGTCGGGCACCCCGAGGTGCGGTGTGATCCCGGTGGGCCGAGATTGGAACAGCGGCTTCGTGATCTGGGCGCTGTGCACCGCTCCCAGTCCCTCGGAGCGATGAAACGGGGGACAGCCTCGAGGCGCGGCCCGACACCAGGTCGCTTCCGGATCGGAGACACCCATGAAGGACTTCAAGTTCGAGCAGAAGCGCTCGCTGTCACGCCTTGAGGCGGCCGACCAGCTCACGGCACTCGCAGCCGCGCTGCGGAAAGGCGAGGATGCAGAACTGGAACTCGGCCCGGCAACTCTGAGCCTGCGGATCCCCGACGACCTTCGCAGTGAGATCGAGGTCGAGATCGGCGATGGGGAGATCGAGTTGGAGATCGAACTCAAGTGGCCGACGGCGCCGACCCGGACAGAGCCGTCACGGACGGCGGCACGCACGGAGAAGGCCACAACGCGAAAGAGCGTGCCCGCAAAGCCGAGGCGCACCGGTACGGGCGCCAAAGGAAGCAAAAGCGCGAAGCGGTCCGCTACGAAGACGTCCTGAGTCGCGCCGAGAGCCGAGAGTTGCGCCGAGGGCCGAGCGCCTCGGGCCGGCAGACCACACAGGGTCCGTCAGGCAGCCGACGAACCCCATGAACCATCGACGCTAAAGTTTCCCCATGCGTGACTTCGGGGTGGGCTTCAACTACTTGCTACAGGGCCAGCGATGGGTGGCGAGGCACGGGAAACAGTACGGATTCGGTCTGCTCCCGGGGCTGATCACCCTCGTGCTGTACGCGGCGGCCCTCGTCGCCCTTGCGATATACGGCGACGACTTCATCACCTGGTCGACCCCGTTCGCGGACGACTGGAC harbors:
- a CDS encoding carboxymuconolactone decarboxylase family protein, whose amino-acid sequence is MSTASETPVLDTLAAMTVDSIERCGLAPDMLILTRIAALAASDAPPISYAAHIDPALKAGLTAEQLQDVLVAIAPIVGTARVMTAAGNIAKALGIVIAVADAEIEAQG
- a CDS encoding amphi-Trp domain-containing protein; amino-acid sequence: MKDFKFEQKRSLSRLEAADQLTALAAALRKGEDAELELGPATLSLRIPDDLRSEIEVEIGDGEIELEIELKWPTAPTRTEPSRTAARTEKATTRKSVPAKPRRTGTGAKGSKSAKRSATKTS